The following proteins are co-located in the Streptomyces sp. NBC_01198 genome:
- a CDS encoding DUF1697 domain-containing protein produces the protein MTTTSTRYVALLRGINVGGKARVPMQTLRDLLASIGGSAIRTHLQSGNAVFTHQDRDPQQLAGALQQALADELGLTITCMVRTAEDLRRVVAANPFDMTGIDGSRFLVIFLAGPVPLDRLATIDPAAYAPDEVRPGERELYAHLPDSIRNSKLAARLTDRGLGVPATNRNWNTVTKLLELSDS, from the coding sequence GTGACCACGACCAGCACCAGATATGTCGCGCTGCTGCGCGGGATCAACGTCGGGGGCAAGGCGAGAGTCCCGATGCAGACGCTGCGCGACCTGCTCGCCTCGATCGGCGGCAGCGCGATCCGTACGCACCTGCAGAGCGGGAACGCCGTCTTCACCCACCAGGACCGCGATCCGCAGCAGCTGGCCGGCGCGCTGCAGCAGGCGCTGGCCGACGAGTTGGGCCTGACCATCACCTGCATGGTGCGCACCGCCGAGGATCTGCGGCGGGTCGTGGCGGCGAATCCGTTCGACATGACCGGGATCGACGGTTCGCGCTTCCTGGTGATCTTCCTCGCCGGTCCCGTCCCGCTCGACCGGCTAGCGACGATCGACCCCGCGGCCTACGCGCCGGACGAGGTCCGGCCGGGCGAGCGCGAGCTCTACGCCCATCTCCCCGACTCCATCCGCAATTCGAAGCTCGCCGCGCGCCTCACCGACCGCGGCCTGGGCGTGCCGGCCACCAACCGCAACTGGAACACGGTCACCAAGCTGCTGGAGCTCAGCGACAGCTGA